In one Silene latifolia isolate original U9 population chromosome 10, ASM4854445v1, whole genome shotgun sequence genomic region, the following are encoded:
- the LOC141608653 gene encoding F-box/kelch-repeat protein At3g06240-like, whose product MEQISRKLINSDVYRVEDYAYQTTIVKRKPHRTIVKGLKLLNQIVKTVAPTTSFTNFSILTQENDLPLDLFTYEILARLPIKCLLRLKSVSKHWCSTVSSFEFANIHFKTRLSCPLSSSPVDYLFIQVATKFYLLSVQDDNVVLDYRLVKLEPNFENHGDEGNDVQLVGSCNGLVCLANSSFSADYFLYMEPFQDYDLLEINVSVFSLGSREWKRIHDHGLDPSLSLTRTNPGVLVNDSLYWIMVSKGPLEKRVVVRFSLTLEKFEEVSGLVVPSGRDQFLCVIGGCLSTYNVNIRHEADLSILKRPGEVKSVTISSMSDKWVCSGLVGPTKTGKFFVISKGSELALMDTGFSAKDRTPLVTLEQANRLSIASYVPSLISPFSI is encoded by the exons atggaGCAAATTAGTAGGAAATTAATCAACTCCGATGTGTACCGAGTTGAAGATTATGCCTACCAAACGACGATTGTTAAGAGAAAACCTCATCGTACCATCGTGAAGGGTCTCAAATTACTTAACCAAATCGTCAAAACTGTTGCACCAACAACTAGTTTCACAAATTTCTCAATTCTTACCCAAGAAAATGACCTCCCTCTTGATTTGTTTACCTATGAGATACTTGCTAGGCTTCCTATCAAATGCTTGCTTCGGCTAAAATCAGTTTCGAAACATTGGTGCTCTACTGTATCCTCTTTTGAGTTTgccaatattcattttaaaaccCGTCTTTCATGTCCCCTTTCGTCTTCTCCTGTAGACTATCTATTCATTCAGGTAGCTACTAAGTTCTATCTTCTTTCTGTTCAAGATGATAATGTAGTTCTTGATTATCGCTTAGTTAAACTAGAGCCGAATTTTGAGAACCATGGCGACGAAGGAAATGACGTTCAATTGGTAGGTTCATGTAATGGGTTAGTTTGTTTGGCAAATTCCTCTTTTTCTGCTGATTATTTTCTATATATGGAACCCT TTCAAGACTATGACCTGTTAGAAATAAATGTGTCCGTCTTTTCTTTGGGTTCTCGAGAATGGAAACGAATCCATGATCATGGGCTTGACCCGAGTCTCTCTTTAACCAGAACCAACCCGGGTGTTCTGGTTAACGACTCGCTTTATTGGATCATGGTATCAAAAGGCCCTCTTGAGAAACGGGTTGTCGTTCGTTTTAGCCTAACTCTTGAAAAGTTTGAAGAAGTTTCCGGTTTAGTAGTCCCAAGTGGTAGGGATCAGTTCTTGTGTGTTATCGGAGGGTGTTTGTCGACGTACAACGTGAATATCCGCCACGAGGCGGATCTCTCCATTTTGAAGCGACCCGGAGAAGTGAAATCTGTAACCATATCCTCTATGTCCGATAAATGGGTTTGTTCCGGGTTGGTGGGACCCACCAAAACCGGCAAGTTTTTTGTCATATCAAAGGGTTCAGAGTTAGCACTGATGGATACTGGTTTCTCGGCTAAAGACCGGACCCCACTTGTGACATTGGAACAAGCTAACAGACTTTCTATAGCGAGTTATGTTCCAAGTTTGATTTCACCATTTTCTATCTGA
- the LOC141608654 gene encoding uncharacterized protein LOC141608654, translating into MGQVNRRTEEEGTLQEESLAIRDGHPVCILGMPSGCAVIRVKVDANWNRNFEAAFGWIAYDDMGRELGRRQVRTRAESALQAEAMGVRDIVLWAQEWRYLHLDIYSDCLQVINQIAGADNDDYRITGILEDIRLSFSSFHCLCFNFIPRLLNGLAHNLAKQAMKL; encoded by the coding sequence ATGGGTCAGGTTAACAGGAGAACAGAAGAGGAAGGGACACTCCAAGAGGAATCTTTGGCTATTCGTGATGGTCACCCGGTGTGTATTCTCGGCATGCCGAGCGGATGTGCGGTGATACGGGTGAAGGTAGATGCCAACTGGAACCGAAATTTTGAGGCGGCTTTCGGGTGGATTGCTTATGATGATATGGGGAGAGAACTGGGACGGAGACAAGTGCGCACTAGAGCGGAATCGGCACTGCAGGCTGAAGCCATGGGGGTTCGAGATATTGTACTATGGGCACAAGAGTGGCGATATCTTCATCTGGACATTTATTCGGACTGCTTGCAGGTTATCAATCAAATAGCAGGAGCTGACAATGATGATTACAGGATTACGGGCATTCTTGAGGACATTCGTCTTTCTTTTAGCTCTTTCCATTGCTTATGTTTTAATTTTATTCCGAGACTTTTAAATGGCCTTGCGCATAATCTTGCGAAGCAGGCCATGAAACTGTGA